One Cellulomonas taurus genomic region harbors:
- a CDS encoding YaaA family protein, whose product MLILLPPSEGKTAPTDGPALDLAALSSPALTARRRRTLSALITASGRRNAVELLGVGATLGEEVARNTLLREAPTAQARRVYTGVLYAAAGLDTIEDPAVLDQVRTVSGLWGLVSPTDRIPAYRLSMGVDLPGVGPLAAAWRPVVGAVLDGRDELVVDCRSAAYLAAWKPKKDVPWVQVRVLRELDGKRSVVSHHAKHTRGVLTRHLLTRAGAAPTDPESLAKAAWELVGSELIDVELDARGRTLSLVV is encoded by the coding sequence GTGCTGATCCTGCTCCCGCCCTCCGAGGGCAAGACCGCCCCGACCGACGGCCCGGCGCTCGATCTCGCGGCACTGTCCTCCCCCGCGCTGACCGCGCGGCGCCGGCGCACCCTGTCGGCGCTGATCACGGCCAGCGGCCGGCGGAACGCGGTGGAGCTGCTGGGCGTGGGGGCGACGCTGGGCGAGGAGGTGGCCCGGAACACCCTGCTGCGCGAGGCTCCGACGGCGCAGGCGCGGCGGGTGTACACCGGGGTGCTGTACGCGGCGGCGGGGCTGGACACGATCGAGGATCCGGCCGTGCTGGATCAGGTGCGGACGGTGTCGGGGTTGTGGGGGCTGGTGTCGCCGACCGATCGGATTCCGGCGTACCGGCTGTCGATGGGGGTGGACCTGCCGGGGGTCGGCCCGTTGGCGGCGGCCTGGCGACCGGTGGTGGGCGCGGTGCTGGACGGGCGGGACGAGTTGGTCGTGGACTGTCGGTCGGCGGCGTACTTGGCGGCGTGGAAGCCGAAGAAGGACGTGCCGTGGGTGCAGGTGCGGGTACTGCGCGAGCTGGACGGCAAGCGGTCGGTGGTCTCGCACCACGCGAAGCACACCCGGGGTGTGCTGACCCGGCACCTGTTGACCCGTGCTGGTGCCGCCCCGACCGATCCGGAGTCGTTGGCGAAGGCGGCGTGGGAGCTGGTGGGCAGCGAGCTGATCGACGTGGAGCTGGACGCTCGCGGGCGCACGCTGTCCCTGGTGGTCTGA
- a CDS encoding peptidoglycan recognition protein family protein, whose protein sequence is MATIASPNKYAGRASAVEVIVIHTMEAAETSRTAENIAAYFAKASTRASAHICADDDSLVRCVADEDTAWAAPGANANGLQIELAGYARQTAAEWSDEFSTAMLELTAQQCAEWVRKYGIPVKHLSVAELKAGHRGFVAHDDVSKAFKRSTHWDPGPNFPWTSFLARVSALAGATAQATNPIPAPVPTATIRQGSRGTLVTRVQTFLGVSADGVFGPATHAAVVTYQRALGFTGDGIVGPVTWEAINAGRHATAGPSPRSASVTRATQAAVRADQDGYWGDDTDWRVNIVRAAINGQRDATAQQVIGTTPDGVWGPKSVAALTATIAALQKAWGTDSDGVWGPKTEAAYATARANNYKTW, encoded by the coding sequence ATGGCTACCATCGCCAGCCCGAACAAGTACGCGGGTCGCGCATCCGCAGTCGAGGTCATCGTCATCCACACCATGGAGGCGGCCGAGACGTCGCGAACGGCGGAGAACATCGCCGCGTACTTCGCAAAGGCCTCCACTCGCGCGTCTGCCCACATCTGCGCGGACGACGACTCCCTGGTGCGCTGCGTCGCCGACGAGGACACCGCATGGGCGGCACCCGGCGCGAACGCGAACGGTCTTCAGATCGAACTCGCTGGGTACGCGCGACAGACAGCAGCCGAGTGGAGTGACGAGTTCTCCACGGCCATGCTGGAACTCACGGCCCAGCAGTGCGCTGAGTGGGTCCGCAAGTACGGGATCCCGGTCAAGCACCTGTCCGTCGCGGAACTCAAGGCCGGGCACAGGGGCTTCGTGGCACACGACGACGTGTCGAAGGCTTTCAAGCGGTCGACGCACTGGGACCCGGGCCCGAACTTCCCCTGGACGTCGTTCCTCGCCAGGGTGTCAGCACTGGCGGGCGCCACGGCCCAGGCCACCAACCCGATCCCCGCGCCGGTGCCCACCGCGACCATCCGGCAGGGGTCGCGCGGCACGCTGGTCACGCGCGTGCAGACGTTCCTCGGGGTGAGCGCTGACGGCGTCTTCGGCCCCGCGACTCATGCCGCTGTTGTGACGTACCAACGTGCGCTCGGGTTCACCGGTGACGGGATCGTCGGCCCGGTGACGTGGGAGGCGATCAACGCGGGACGCCACGCGACAGCTGGCCCGAGCCCCCGCAGCGCCAGCGTCACCCGCGCGACCCAGGCCGCGGTCCGGGCAGATCAGGACGGATACTGGGGTGACGACACCGACTGGCGGGTGAACATCGTGCGCGCGGCGATCAACGGGCAGCGCGACGCCACAGCCCAGCAGGTCATCGGCACCACTCCTGACGGCGTCTGGGGACCGAAGTCTGTCGCCGCGCTCACTGCCACCATCGCCGCACTGCAGAAGGCGTGGGGCACCGACTCGGACGGTGTCTGGGGCCCGAAGACCGAGGCCGCGTACGCGACCGCCCGCGCGAACAACTACAAGACCTGGTGA
- a CDS encoding peptidoglycan-binding domain-containing protein: MATWGGTVDVVAESGHIVLRLASSSEGASAALTASGGPMTEWTLHLVASLTGAPSGTAPGIYSTSGLMCTPEGGWLIGSADTGPLAGRHLITATSDGAVYIDGTQISTAGITALGTNWEVATYGGPTHHWTIARLIVQDEIPSTLISDMSDLVTEYLAGGLSGAGDWAVAGAGALTVGDAPIPDPPAATPGGAVTPPPIPEPQDPPAGAPDVMIRRRSEVMPTPALMANGWPVDWAPTEIIAHDYARYQIVVEGVDVTYYLGAPAGFPSWSRTEPFGSSEATLTFPQITAFHQLPAWCVAGASVDILMVRVAESGGGIRSRFAGVLVSFGHSEDDGVFNVTATGAVMSDDLQLRQPSFLTAPRDIGEVIAETLNATVSRRHQELAPVITGCMTSVSGGWEPKVTGYVQQLLATALTDGRQWTVHCDERAPILALKDTTTVQWTVHNGQRGVQIDLSQDWTQAPNVLFGEGIAIDGGRWRNARYPNWRPDNTPPYPNTNPSKTIRVGTSDAMTDTRTGVSDWQRKVGMPITGRFTQADRRRAIAVQTDAGIQRDGIVGPQTWAASFGTGSNTGTLECFYMPIAYAPAVMPRLYGPDGDDLGPNPEYNPNILRVEEKIDFGQNVAKNEGLQAGAQMLARDIHPGWTGTVTFADIDPQELSRYEIQEGLNGRIRGFRGQDLIVHAAAVDYSEDSVTVTVDTNARDYPTLDAIRDRERNATDPAKAAVKRLSKGSVTEARATFDAESPAGYVPRHALFSNLWTVIRVPFGSYGSIVRTELTTSGAARPFSVAVFSRPITAARLLSLIGNPLTAETNPWSEYADELDEAGLIMSWGWANQPAGYYPQEYANPDEDEDAAPVTGRMLDDASWEYGTEQPPWLWVAEIASGSCYIEGRFWPGAD, encoded by the coding sequence GTGGCGACATGGGGCGGCACTGTCGACGTCGTCGCCGAGAGCGGCCACATCGTCTTGCGGCTGGCGTCCAGTTCCGAGGGCGCGTCGGCTGCCCTCACCGCCAGCGGCGGACCGATGACCGAGTGGACGCTGCACCTCGTCGCCTCGCTCACCGGCGCGCCCTCCGGCACCGCTCCGGGCATCTACTCGACCTCCGGGCTGATGTGCACACCCGAAGGTGGGTGGCTCATCGGCTCCGCGGACACCGGGCCGCTCGCCGGGCGGCACCTGATCACCGCGACCTCCGACGGCGCTGTCTACATCGACGGCACGCAGATCTCCACCGCCGGCATCACCGCCCTGGGCACGAACTGGGAGGTGGCGACCTACGGCGGGCCCACACACCACTGGACGATCGCCCGACTCATCGTGCAGGACGAGATCCCCTCGACCCTGATCTCGGACATGTCCGACCTGGTCACCGAGTACCTTGCAGGCGGGCTCAGCGGGGCCGGGGACTGGGCGGTCGCCGGCGCCGGAGCGCTCACCGTCGGGGACGCCCCGATCCCGGACCCGCCCGCCGCGACACCGGGTGGTGCGGTCACTCCCCCGCCGATCCCCGAGCCTCAGGACCCGCCCGCGGGGGCACCCGACGTGATGATCCGTCGACGCTCCGAGGTCATGCCCACCCCAGCCCTGATGGCGAACGGCTGGCCGGTGGACTGGGCACCGACCGAGATCATCGCCCACGACTACGCCCGGTACCAGATCGTGGTCGAGGGCGTCGACGTTACCTACTACCTGGGTGCCCCGGCCGGGTTCCCGTCGTGGTCACGCACGGAGCCGTTCGGGTCATCAGAAGCCACCTTGACGTTCCCTCAGATCACCGCGTTCCACCAGCTGCCCGCCTGGTGCGTCGCGGGAGCGTCCGTCGACATCCTCATGGTCCGCGTCGCCGAGTCTGGTGGCGGGATCCGGTCCCGGTTCGCGGGGGTTCTGGTGTCGTTCGGGCACTCCGAGGACGACGGGGTCTTCAACGTCACCGCCACCGGTGCCGTGATGTCAGATGACCTGCAGCTGCGCCAGCCGTCGTTCCTGACCGCGCCCCGGGACATCGGGGAGGTCATCGCGGAGACCTTGAACGCGACGGTCTCTCGCCGGCACCAGGAACTCGCACCGGTCATCACCGGGTGCATGACGTCGGTGTCTGGGGGGTGGGAGCCGAAGGTCACCGGGTACGTCCAGCAGCTCCTCGCGACCGCCCTCACCGACGGGCGGCAGTGGACGGTGCACTGCGACGAGCGGGCACCGATCCTCGCATTGAAGGACACGACCACGGTGCAGTGGACGGTCCACAACGGGCAGCGCGGCGTGCAGATCGACCTGTCGCAGGACTGGACGCAGGCACCGAACGTCCTGTTCGGGGAGGGCATCGCGATCGACGGCGGCCGGTGGCGCAACGCCCGGTACCCGAACTGGCGGCCCGACAACACGCCCCCGTACCCGAACACGAACCCGTCGAAGACGATCCGGGTAGGCACGAGCGACGCGATGACCGACACCCGCACGGGCGTGTCGGACTGGCAGCGCAAGGTCGGGATGCCGATCACCGGGCGGTTCACCCAGGCCGACCGGCGCCGAGCGATCGCGGTGCAGACCGATGCAGGGATCCAGCGGGACGGGATCGTCGGCCCGCAGACGTGGGCGGCGAGCTTCGGGACCGGATCGAACACCGGCACTCTCGAGTGCTTCTACATGCCGATCGCCTACGCCCCGGCCGTGATGCCCCGCCTCTACGGCCCGGACGGGGACGACCTCGGCCCGAACCCGGAGTACAACCCGAACATCCTGCGTGTGGAGGAGAAGATCGACTTCGGGCAGAACGTCGCGAAGAACGAGGGCCTGCAGGCCGGTGCGCAGATGCTCGCCCGCGACATCCACCCAGGGTGGACCGGCACCGTGACCTTCGCGGACATCGACCCGCAGGAGCTGTCCCGGTACGAGATCCAGGAGGGGCTCAACGGGCGCATCCGAGGGTTCCGAGGGCAGGACCTGATCGTGCACGCCGCAGCGGTGGACTACTCCGAGGACTCGGTGACGGTCACGGTCGACACGAACGCCCGCGACTACCCGACCCTCGACGCCATCCGGGACCGTGAGCGCAACGCGACCGACCCGGCGAAGGCCGCAGTCAAGCGCCTCTCGAAGGGCTCCGTGACCGAGGCGCGGGCGACGTTCGACGCTGAGTCGCCGGCCGGGTACGTGCCCCGGCATGCCCTGTTCTCGAACCTATGGACCGTGATCCGAGTGCCGTTCGGGTCCTACGGGTCGATCGTCCGCACGGAGCTGACCACGTCCGGGGCCGCGCGCCCATTCTCGGTGGCGGTATTCAGCCGGCCGATCACCGCAGCCCGGCTCCTGAGCCTGATCGGGAACCCCCTGACCGCGGAGACCAACCCGTGGTCGGAGTACGCCGACGAGCTCGACGAGGCAGGGCTGATCATGTCGTGGGGGTGGGCGAACCAGCCCGCCGGGTACTACCCGCAGGAGTACGCGAACCCCGACGAAGACGAGGACGCGGCCCCCGTGACCGGGCGGATGCTGGACGACGCGTCCTGGGAGTACGGGACCGAGCAGCCCCCATGGTTGTGGGTCGCCGAGATCGCGTCCGGTTCCTGCTACATCGAAGGCCGGTTCTGGCCGGGCGCCGACTGA
- a CDS encoding tape measure protein, with protein MSLTPGTRTVGIALRGDDTSLRQALQNSATAIQQWTGRANQSLAAAGRMAQDSSQRISSAAQQAATASQQSSEKITRASQQASAGMRSTGREAQTMSSQVSAAFGSLSGSLTKVAGVAGLGYIAKQIASVGIGFNDFTQKAEISLEVLLGSADKAREFLSDMLAFARQTPYALPDLQDSAQRLLSFGIAADDIIPVMRGLGDAATAAGKGTAGVQQLALVIGQIQSKGRLQGDEILQLAENNVNALKILANQANMTTADFQKEVTAGNVSAEQAITGLIDGIENGTNGINGATASMGGLMERIKGSGGWSATLDSAKSAFRNAAGAVTENLLPSLISLLRTGTAALGFVEDVAEGFGELPEPLRNAALAATAFLIANRLMGNQLREVTFGQLVPFRQAIRQSREDLVRLSAAAGDRGLFGTIGTELASATATGLRTFRAAAGATVGAVGQLRGAMATAASGGLVPFRSALAASRADLERVGGLVTNKQVAFDALRGSLTTAGVSARQFGTSLVAATTASTRALTPFRASWVAARAQLDAAGGSATRTQTALLAARTSVSGMGTSLRRLDVTALNGVRSAGVAVKASLASAASTAKSLGSSVLGAFGGPVGIAITGVVAAVAAFASAQSEANARAKELKETLDQQTGSMTESTAAFVARQLTEADGNKRSTAEIYANMGGDVNDLTRAILGEADAQQRVNDILDDRSEKWFGLENNDGVDIVRKDVEGLAGALEKGQTQIQLYGDAVAGVGDQSTETASSQLVLEQAYTRLSGAIAEATEEQQKALDSAADAARSAYDSATTIGKADLNTSTDDELAAAQDKVTQSARRVRDAEASLAETRGRKKASTNDIVRAEEAVTDARKEASDAAAALTDVESRRDPVANYRKQMEEMLSTAQTFAANIQSLADQGLNAQTLQELINLGPEGSKESIDALLADQSLIGLTNDTQSQLNDIGGQIEQQSRVAQAAIENGGASIGTKLGLGMRIAAEEGTADTVQAIADKLGENPQAIYDAGRLLGLSFLDGLNDAANFQQPRTIRPDGSIWTGSGNNIGMAEGGIYPGYTPGRDIGFIGISGGEAVMRPEWTRAVGPGWVHQMNALARSGGVSAVREAMAAYRGGYRNGGVVGASSTPAAPNVITVPVAVTHERHDPQTFTGNIVLRSMDDLRPWANRQKARRAMAGRR; from the coding sequence ATGAGCCTGACCCCGGGCACCAGGACAGTCGGGATCGCCCTGCGCGGCGACGACACCTCTCTGCGCCAGGCGCTGCAGAACAGCGCGACTGCGATCCAGCAGTGGACGGGCCGCGCGAACCAGTCCCTGGCCGCTGCCGGTCGGATGGCGCAGGACTCGTCCCAGAGGATCAGCTCCGCAGCTCAGCAGGCCGCGACGGCGTCGCAGCAGTCGTCGGAGAAGATCACTCGCGCGTCGCAGCAGGCGTCAGCGGGGATGCGTTCGACCGGGCGCGAAGCCCAGACGATGAGCTCGCAGGTCTCCGCGGCGTTCGGGTCGCTGTCCGGGTCTCTGACGAAGGTCGCCGGGGTCGCCGGGCTCGGGTACATCGCGAAGCAGATCGCGTCGGTCGGTATCGGGTTCAACGACTTCACGCAGAAGGCAGAGATCTCCCTCGAGGTCCTCCTCGGGTCGGCGGACAAGGCGCGCGAGTTCCTATCCGACATGCTCGCCTTCGCCAGGCAGACCCCGTATGCACTACCCGACCTGCAAGACTCCGCGCAACGGCTCCTCTCGTTCGGCATCGCCGCCGACGACATCATCCCGGTGATGCGCGGCCTGGGTGACGCAGCGACCGCTGCAGGCAAGGGCACAGCCGGGGTGCAGCAGCTCGCACTCGTCATCGGACAGATCCAGTCGAAGGGTCGTCTGCAGGGCGACGAGATCCTGCAGCTCGCCGAGAACAACGTGAACGCGCTCAAGATCCTCGCGAACCAGGCGAACATGACGACCGCGGACTTCCAGAAGGAGGTCACGGCCGGCAACGTGTCCGCCGAGCAGGCCATCACCGGGCTGATCGACGGGATCGAGAACGGCACCAACGGCATCAATGGCGCCACGGCCTCGATGGGCGGCCTGATGGAGCGGATCAAGGGCTCTGGCGGGTGGAGCGCCACCCTCGACTCCGCGAAGTCCGCGTTCCGCAACGCGGCCGGCGCCGTGACCGAGAACCTCCTGCCGTCCCTGATCTCCCTGCTGCGCACCGGGACCGCAGCGCTGGGGTTCGTCGAAGACGTGGCCGAGGGTTTCGGTGAGCTGCCCGAGCCTCTGCGCAACGCCGCCCTCGCGGCCACGGCGTTTCTCATCGCCAACCGGTTGATGGGCAATCAGCTGCGTGAGGTCACGTTCGGGCAGCTCGTCCCGTTCCGGCAGGCGATCAGGCAGTCTCGGGAGGATCTGGTGCGGCTCTCTGCCGCGGCAGGCGATCGCGGACTGTTCGGGACCATCGGCACAGAGCTCGCGTCGGCGACCGCTACCGGCCTGCGTACCTTCCGCGCCGCGGCCGGGGCCACGGTCGGCGCAGTGGGCCAACTCCGGGGTGCGATGGCGACGGCAGCGTCCGGGGGGCTCGTGCCGTTCCGGTCCGCGCTGGCCGCATCGCGCGCGGACCTCGAGCGCGTCGGTGGGCTCGTCACGAACAAGCAGGTCGCCTTCGACGCACTGCGGGGTTCCCTCACGACGGCAGGGGTATCGGCCCGACAGTTCGGGACCAGCCTGGTCGCGGCCACGACCGCCAGCACCCGTGCACTGACGCCCTTCCGCGCATCGTGGGTCGCGGCACGGGCCCAGCTCGACGCGGCGGGAGGATCAGCCACCCGCACGCAGACGGCGCTACTGGCGGCGCGCACCTCGGTGTCCGGGATGGGCACCTCCTTGCGGCGTCTGGACGTCACCGCGCTGAACGGAGTGCGGTCCGCTGGTGTGGCCGTGAAGGCATCGCTGGCTTCTGCGGCGAGCACCGCGAAGTCGCTGGGGTCCTCGGTACTCGGCGCTTTCGGTGGGCCAGTCGGCATCGCGATCACCGGCGTGGTCGCAGCCGTGGCCGCGTTCGCGTCTGCGCAGTCGGAGGCCAACGCGCGGGCCAAGGAGCTGAAGGAGACGCTCGACCAGCAGACCGGGTCGATGACGGAAAGCACGGCCGCGTTCGTTGCTCGGCAACTCACTGAGGCCGACGGCAACAAGCGTTCGACCGCCGAGATCTACGCGAACATGGGCGGCGACGTGAACGACCTCACGCGCGCCATCCTCGGCGAGGCGGACGCACAACAGCGCGTGAACGACATCTTGGACGATCGCTCCGAGAAGTGGTTCGGTCTCGAGAACAACGACGGCGTCGACATCGTCAGGAAGGACGTCGAGGGCCTCGCTGGCGCACTGGAGAAGGGCCAGACACAGATTCAGCTCTACGGCGACGCCGTCGCCGGAGTTGGCGACCAGTCGACCGAGACCGCGAGCAGCCAGCTCGTGCTCGAGCAGGCGTACACGCGGCTCTCTGGTGCCATCGCCGAGGCGACCGAGGAGCAGCAGAAGGCCCTCGACTCCGCCGCAGACGCAGCCCGATCTGCGTACGACTCAGCGACCACGATCGGCAAAGCCGACCTCAACACGTCCACCGACGACGAGCTAGCTGCGGCGCAGGACAAGGTCACCCAGTCCGCGCGCCGGGTGCGCGACGCCGAGGCGTCCCTCGCCGAAACCCGTGGGCGCAAGAAGGCGTCGACCAACGACATCGTCCGAGCGGAGGAAGCAGTCACGGACGCCCGCAAGGAGGCCAGCGACGCGGCCGCCGCTCTGACGGACGTGGAGTCACGCCGCGACCCGGTGGCGAACTACCGCAAGCAGATGGAGGAGATGCTCTCGACGGCGCAGACCTTCGCCGCGAACATCCAGTCCCTCGCGGACCAGGGCCTGAACGCACAGACGCTCCAGGAGCTCATCAATCTCGGTCCCGAAGGCTCCAAGGAGAGCATCGACGCACTGCTCGCCGACCAGTCTCTGATCGGGCTGACGAACGACACGCAGAGCCAGCTGAACGACATCGGCGGTCAGATCGAACAGCAGTCGCGCGTCGCGCAGGCGGCGATCGAGAACGGCGGCGCGAGCATCGGCACCAAGCTCGGTCTCGGCATGCGCATCGCCGCAGAGGAAGGGACCGCTGACACGGTCCAGGCCATTGCCGACAAGCTCGGTGAGAATCCGCAGGCCATCTACGACGCCGGCCGACTCCTGGGGCTGTCGTTCCTCGACGGCCTGAACGACGCTGCGAACTTCCAGCAGCCGCGGACCATCCGTCCCGACGGCTCGATCTGGACCGGCTCCGGCAACAACATCGGCATGGCTGAAGGAGGGATCTACCCCGGCTACACCCCGGGACGAGACATCGGGTTCATCGGGATCTCCGGCGGCGAGGCCGTGATGCGCCCGGAGTGGACGCGCGCGGTCGGCCCCGGGTGGGTGCACCAGATGAACGCCCTCGCCCGCTCCGGTGGCGTCTCGGCGGTGCGGGAGGCGATGGCGGCGTACCGGGGCGGCTACCGCAACGGCGGCGTCGTCGGCGCCTCGTCGACCCCGGCGGCGCCGAACGTCATCACGGTGCCGGTCGCTGTCACGCACGAGCGCCACGACCCGCAGACCTTCACCGGGAACATCGTGCTCCGCTCGATGGACGACCTTCGCCCGTGGGCCAACCGTCAGAAGGCCCGCCGAGCGATGGCTGGCCGACGCTGA
- a CDS encoding nuclear transport factor 2 family protein — MDTTRDLVQRHLDSFNAGDADGLLADFAPDAIWVTGDYAVPAGELRSFFEGAMRSIRPRLSLVRTIADGEAVAVEMTETWTHDDVTKRASLIAVFDLAAGRIKKAKIYREGSADA; from the coding sequence GTGGACACCACGCGCGATCTCGTTCAGCGACACCTCGACTCCTTCAACGCGGGAGACGCGGACGGTCTTCTGGCTGACTTCGCACCCGACGCCATCTGGGTCACCGGGGACTACGCGGTGCCTGCTGGTGAGCTTCGCTCGTTCTTCGAGGGGGCGATGCGCTCGATCAGGCCGCGTCTGAGCTTGGTCAGGACAATCGCCGATGGGGAGGCAGTCGCTGTTGAGATGACCGAGACGTGGACCCACGACGATGTGACCAAGCGTGCGTCCCTGATCGCCGTGTTCGACCTGGCGGCCGGTCGGATCAAGAAGGCGAAGATCTATCGGGAAGGCTCGGCGGACGCCTAG